In Candidatus Kryptobacter tengchongensis, the following are encoded in one genomic region:
- a CDS encoding Zinc carboxypeptidase — MKKSIIIFLSFLIISICNADDFKFWKNGVYNTYIPTPKQVLGYEIGDFITEHYEMERYIDTLAKSSNRIKVVKYGESYERRGMYLLLISSPENLSRLDEIRENIKKLTDPRITSESEAKKISESNPIIVWLNYAIDGDETCAFEAGILVAYQLCAGEDETTKKILKDAVVIINLPHNPDSHQKAVSWFKATFVGKYGNPDPYASEHRGDWRMKTNYNHYLIDLNRDAFACSQIETQKVVEQFHYWNPQVFADHHGETKNMFFVPYAPPVNQNLPATTKKWAKVIGLNIARGFDDYGWSYYTGEVFDLHYPGYWDSYPALNGAIGMTFETDAGGRKGFQFEREDETVITFKEGIHHHFIASMKTLEASVNHKSEILFDFYKFRQTALNEAKMERYKSFVIVPDKDREKTARFIDLCLKHKIEVFEAKESFTSQNVRSYFEKTTTRRNFPKGVYIIPMYQPQKRLLKALFEPDPQIEEEFLREAKFAYEYNKKLGKNVRRLPLGFYDVTAWNLPIAWGVECYLTEDSPKVKVEKINQKPTFEVDVPNDTPKYAYLFKYDTDASAKLLAKLLDSDFKLAVATRYFYSESGDYFPRGTIIVRVERNKHIQDFHQKIKSFAKELGVSLYSVNTAYTERGIDLGSNWVIELKKPKVAVLTEEPVSQTSYGAIWYLFEQVYEYSFTPIRWDYFSSVDLYRYNVLIIPDANANQLRNLLGDGGVKKLKEWVSNGGVLVTLRNASVFPTLKGVELTTAKLLGEGSSEEDEYEDEKPQAVKDTVKPREKKPAERVEFTPGAIMRVKLDTLHFLSLGYTDEIAVHVYSNLIFERSKDGANPGVFADKDVRISGFVWEDMEKKFPGRAYLIDEPVGRGRVIMFADDPNFRLYWQSLSRLFLNSVLFSPSF, encoded by the coding sequence ATGAAGAAATCCATCATAATTTTTTTGTCTTTTTTGATAATTTCAATATGCAATGCTGATGATTTCAAATTTTGGAAAAATGGGGTTTACAACACATATATCCCAACCCCAAAGCAAGTTTTAGGGTATGAAATTGGCGATTTCATAACTGAGCACTATGAAATGGAGCGTTACATTGATACCCTTGCAAAATCATCAAATCGTATTAAGGTTGTAAAATATGGTGAATCCTATGAAAGACGGGGAATGTATCTTTTGCTCATAAGTTCGCCTGAAAACCTTTCACGACTTGATGAGATAAGAGAAAATATCAAAAAATTAACAGATCCAAGAATTACATCTGAATCAGAAGCAAAGAAGATATCTGAATCAAATCCAATAATTGTTTGGTTGAATTATGCAATAGACGGTGATGAAACATGTGCTTTTGAGGCTGGAATTCTTGTTGCATATCAACTTTGTGCAGGAGAGGATGAAACTACGAAAAAGATCCTTAAAGATGCTGTCGTCATAATTAACCTTCCACACAACCCTGACAGCCACCAAAAGGCTGTTTCATGGTTTAAGGCAACATTTGTTGGAAAATATGGAAATCCCGACCCTTACGCATCCGAGCATCGGGGTGATTGGAGGATGAAAACAAACTATAATCATTACTTGATTGATTTAAATCGTGACGCCTTTGCCTGTTCTCAAATAGAGACGCAAAAAGTTGTTGAACAATTCCATTACTGGAACCCGCAAGTCTTTGCTGATCATCACGGTGAAACTAAAAATATGTTCTTCGTTCCCTATGCTCCGCCTGTAAATCAAAATTTACCAGCAACTACAAAAAAATGGGCAAAGGTCATTGGACTTAACATCGCCCGTGGATTTGATGACTATGGATGGAGCTATTATACTGGTGAAGTTTTTGATTTGCATTATCCGGGCTATTGGGATTCATACCCAGCTTTAAATGGTGCTATTGGAATGACATTTGAAACAGATGCGGGTGGAAGAAAGGGTTTTCAATTTGAAAGAGAAGATGAAACGGTGATAACTTTTAAAGAGGGAATACACCATCACTTCATCGCATCAATGAAGACGCTTGAGGCATCGGTTAACCATAAAAGTGAAATACTTTTTGATTTTTACAAATTCAGACAAACAGCTCTTAACGAGGCAAAAATGGAAAGATATAAGTCATTTGTAATAGTGCCAGATAAAGATCGGGAGAAGACAGCAAGGTTCATTGACCTTTGCTTAAAACATAAAATTGAGGTCTTTGAAGCAAAGGAATCATTCACAAGTCAAAATGTTAGAAGTTATTTTGAGAAAACAACCACGAGAAGAAATTTCCCCAAGGGTGTTTATATAATCCCAATGTATCAACCTCAGAAACGTCTTCTCAAAGCCTTATTTGAGCCTGATCCACAAATTGAAGAGGAGTTTCTAAGGGAGGCGAAATTTGCTTATGAGTATAATAAAAAACTTGGGAAAAATGTGCGTCGGCTTCCGCTTGGATTTTATGATGTAACCGCTTGGAATCTGCCTATAGCATGGGGTGTTGAATGTTATTTGACAGAAGATTCACCAAAAGTTAAAGTTGAAAAGATAAATCAAAAACCCACATTTGAAGTTGATGTCCCAAACGATACGCCAAAATATGCTTATCTTTTCAAATATGACACAGATGCTTCAGCTAAGTTGTTGGCTAAGCTTCTTGATTCGGATTTTAAACTTGCGGTTGCTACGAGATATTTTTACTCTGAATCTGGAGATTATTTTCCAAGGGGGACGATAATTGTTCGTGTTGAAAGAAATAAACATATTCAAGATTTCCATCAGAAAATTAAATCTTTTGCAAAAGAGCTCGGCGTGTCTCTTTACTCGGTAAACACTGCGTATACAGAGCGTGGTATTGATCTTGGTTCAAATTGGGTGATTGAATTGAAAAAGCCAAAAGTGGCTGTTTTAACGGAAGAGCCTGTCTCTCAAACCTCTTATGGTGCAATATGGTATCTTTTTGAGCAAGTTTATGAGTATAGCTTTACCCCGATAAGATGGGATTATTTTTCAAGTGTTGATCTTTATCGTTATAATGTCCTTATTATTCCAGATGCAAATGCAAACCAGCTGAGGAATTTACTTGGCGATGGTGGTGTGAAAAAGTTAAAGGAGTGGGTTTCAAATGGTGGTGTCCTTGTGACATTGAGAAATGCTTCCGTTTTTCCAACTTTGAAAGGGGTTGAACTTACAACTGCGAAACTTTTAGGTGAGGGGTCTTCTGAAGAAGATGAATATGAGGATGAAAAACCTCAGGCGGTAAAAGACACCGTCAAACCGAGGGAAAAGAAACCAGCTGAAAGAGTTGAATTCACACCTGGAGCAATTATGCGTGTTAAGCTTGATACTTTACACTTTCTTTCGCTTGGTTACACTGATGAAATTGCTGTCCATGTTTATTCAAATTTAATCTTTGAAAGATCTAAAGATGGAGCAAACCCCGGAGTTTTTGCGGATAAAGATGTTCGCATAAGTGGTTTCGTTTGGGAAGATATGGAGAAAAAATTTCCAGGGAGAGCATATTTGATTGATGAACCTGTTGGACGAGGGAGGGTCATAATGTTTGCGGATGATCCAAACTTTCGGCTTTATTGGCAAAGTTTGAGCCGATTGTTTTTAAATTCTGTTCTCTTTTCGCCAAGTTTTTGA
- a CDS encoding CRISPR-associated endoribonuclease Cas6: protein MRLKITLSTQSIPVSIPVNYNHFIYAELRDKIKRHSDAFKSDKRLKDLGIFKDRFRIYTFSFLRFKSFLIESEEIKLTSQDEFNFFISSPFNSFIEGIAVAFLRDGNLKIGDVNFTVKSIIKIDLPKFNSEMKLRLLSPIAVVKSPAEKRTFLTPEEPGYFDKIKEDLIRKYNFLYGEKVKDIDFEMRFDSEYINSRGGRFSKLIKFGRMNIKCFLAPFTIKTDPRLIEVGYEWGFGHKNHFGFGMAVISEQ from the coding sequence ATGCGGTTAAAAATCACCCTTTCTACTCAATCCATTCCCGTATCAATACCAGTAAATTACAATCATTTCATCTATGCCGAGTTAAGGGACAAGATAAAAAGACATAGCGACGCTTTCAAATCCGATAAGAGGTTAAAAGACCTTGGTATTTTCAAGGATAGGTTCAGGATTTATACTTTTTCGTTTCTTCGCTTTAAAAGCTTTTTGATAGAAAGCGAGGAAATAAAATTGACAAGTCAAGATGAATTTAACTTTTTCATCTCTTCTCCGTTTAATTCTTTCATTGAGGGGATTGCGGTTGCGTTTTTAAGGGATGGAAATCTTAAAATTGGCGATGTTAATTTTACTGTTAAATCAATTATTAAAATTGATCTCCCAAAATTTAATAGCGAAATGAAATTGCGTCTTCTCTCCCCCATTGCTGTCGTCAAAAGTCCAGCGGAAAAAAGAACCTTCCTGACACCCGAAGAACCAGGATATTTTGACAAGATCAAAGAGGATTTGATAAGAAAATATAATTTTTTATACGGCGAGAAAGTAAAAGATATTGATTTTGAGATGCGATTTGATAGCGAATATATAAATTCAAGGGGCGGAAGATTTTCAAAACTTATAAAATTTGGTAGAATGAATATAAAATGTTTTCTTGCACCATTTACGATAAAGACAGATCCAAGATTAATTGAGGTTGGATATGAATGGGGATTCGGACATAAAAATCATTTCGGGTTTGGGATGGCGGTGATATCAGAACAATAA
- a CDS encoding Tetratricopeptide repeat-containing protein — MRHFIITIVSIFLLACEVFSQSVTLKVREKTILRGERYLTVKFSVEGASENFTDVDVAKGAYYYFVCLPEGDWAIDEEFAKEFTSKVLIQQDGNVYYPEVYDILTIGGKVGLMMGFEKKFKIEKPFKINYPISEKVVSSGEMNIPENLWEGYSKSFKTYQDGVKLYSDRNYQRSADVLFSVVADDMAKKFSFYKDAREKCVKSLDNILIELVDKFNSIVSATIEPEDKLKMYDSLKIQFQDYVNAVLTPKLNVLADTLVFAMLSRANSYFEKIENEISAEKYRLDVKNISWLNTESGLNFKYRLIIDALAYAFTSESFWDNPDTTKFEFVLPDTLLANLKVFGVEKDYNIFQRVCISNMKNKGTLFDEKFLVNLLNNSSYLSQPYYEIFLAIDNYIRKNYSESKNYIIGALKRLTDYELIRRIEVLRSMIFVKQQNLSAEAVELYREGLRKLSSGDKTGGLDAFRRAILLEPRFPLTNFTIGEIYFQENDLYPAIIYFSKAVSLDSNFVLAYERLFDIYRIQGNWADARTVLETALSGGNDFWIIRILLAQAYNELKLYDKAIESLTKAISYNPLNYEQYVYLGVVYSNVGRFEDAERVLKKAAEINPDRKEAYQELKRVEELKKQKKQDEKLKEKKK; from the coding sequence ATGAGACATTTTATAATCACAATAGTATCAATCTTTTTACTTGCTTGTGAGGTTTTTTCTCAGAGCGTAACTTTAAAAGTTCGCGAGAAGACAATTTTAAGAGGGGAGAGGTATTTAACGGTTAAATTTTCAGTTGAGGGAGCAAGCGAAAATTTTACGGATGTTGATGTAGCAAAGGGAGCATATTATTATTTTGTCTGCTTGCCTGAGGGTGATTGGGCAATTGATGAAGAATTTGCGAAGGAATTTACATCAAAAGTTTTAATCCAGCAAGATGGCAATGTTTATTACCCTGAGGTTTATGATATTTTAACTATTGGTGGGAAGGTGGGATTGATGATGGGATTTGAGAAAAAATTTAAAATTGAAAAGCCATTTAAAATTAACTATCCAATTTCCGAAAAAGTTGTAAGTTCGGGCGAGATGAACATCCCTGAAAATTTGTGGGAAGGTTATTCAAAATCTTTCAAAACATATCAAGATGGGGTTAAACTTTATAGTGACCGTAATTATCAGCGTTCTGCCGATGTTCTTTTCAGCGTTGTTGCTGATGATATGGCTAAAAAATTTTCTTTTTACAAAGATGCACGGGAAAAATGTGTCAAATCACTTGATAATATTCTAATTGAACTTGTTGATAAGTTTAATTCAATCGTTTCGGCGACGATTGAGCCAGAAGATAAACTTAAAATGTATGATAGTTTGAAAATTCAGTTTCAAGATTATGTCAACGCAGTTTTGACACCGAAATTAAATGTCCTTGCCGATACGCTTGTTTTTGCGATGCTTTCACGTGCAAATAGTTATTTTGAAAAAATTGAAAATGAAATTAGTGCGGAGAAATATCGCCTTGATGTTAAGAACATTTCTTGGCTTAACACTGAAAGCGGGCTGAATTTTAAGTATCGTCTCATCATTGATGCGCTTGCTTATGCCTTTACATCTGAATCTTTTTGGGACAATCCTGATACGACGAAATTTGAATTTGTTTTGCCGGATACGCTTCTTGCTAATTTGAAAGTTTTTGGAGTTGAAAAAGATTATAACATATTCCAGCGTGTTTGCATCTCAAACATGAAAAATAAAGGGACCCTTTTTGACGAAAAATTTCTCGTCAATCTTCTAAACAATTCCTCTTATCTCTCTCAACCTTATTATGAGATTTTCCTTGCAATTGATAACTACATTAGAAAAAATTATTCCGAAAGCAAAAATTATATAATCGGGGCATTAAAGAGATTAACTGACTATGAACTTATACGAAGAATTGAGGTTTTGAGGAGCATGATTTTTGTAAAGCAACAAAATTTGTCAGCCGAAGCAGTTGAATTATATCGTGAAGGTTTAAGAAAATTATCATCTGGGGATAAGACAGGTGGTCTTGACGCATTCAGAAGGGCTATTTTACTTGAGCCGAGGTTTCCACTTACAAACTTTACAATTGGGGAGATTTACTTTCAAGAGAATGACCTTTATCCAGCGATAATTTACTTTTCAAAGGCAGTTTCGCTTGATTCAAACTTTGTTCTCGCTTATGAGCGTCTTTTTGATATTTATAGAATACAGGGGAATTGGGCGGATGCGAGAACAGTTCTTGAGACCGCTCTTTCGGGTGGGAATGATTTTTGGATAATAAGAATTCTTTTGGCTCAGGCTTACAATGAACTTAAACTTTATGATAAAGCGATTGAATCCCTTACAAAAGCGATTAGTTATAATCCGTTAAATTATGAGCAATATGTTTATCTTGGTGTTGTTTATTCAAATGTTGGAAGGTTTGAGGATGCTGAGAGAGTTTTGAAGAAAGCAGCCGAAATAAATCCAGATAGAAAAGAAGCTTATCAAGAACTTAAAAGAGTTGAAGAGCTGAAAAAGCAGAAAAAGCAGGATGAAAAACTAAAAGAAAAGAAAAAGTGA
- a CDS encoding 5'-nucleotidase /3'-nucleotidase /exopolyphosphatase has product MHILVSNDDGINSEGIYALAMELRKIADVTVVAPEKQMSAVGHAITVQYPLRVNPFYKNGELFGYAVDGTPADAVKLAVKALLKDKKIDLLISGINHGTNTSINIIYSGTVSAATEGTILGIPSIAISLATYAPNPDFSFAAKFAVKLAEFVFKNGLPKGTLLNVNVPPVSENEIKGVLVTRQGSAFWDDWFEIRKDPNGRDYYWLAGRFINYEQGDLNADHTAVQNNYISITPIHFDLTNYKAIDELKKSGLENLLKSLDKD; this is encoded by the coding sequence ATGCATATACTTGTTTCAAATGATGATGGTATAAATTCCGAGGGAATTTATGCACTTGCGATGGAGTTAAGGAAAATTGCAGATGTTACAGTAGTTGCCCCAGAAAAACAAATGAGCGCCGTTGGGCATGCGATAACTGTTCAATATCCTTTGAGAGTTAATCCGTTTTATAAAAATGGTGAGCTTTTCGGTTACGCTGTTGATGGAACGCCGGCAGATGCAGTTAAACTTGCTGTTAAAGCATTGTTGAAGGATAAAAAAATTGATCTTCTAATTTCGGGGATTAATCATGGGACGAATACATCAATAAATATCATTTACTCTGGAACGGTTTCCGCAGCCACAGAGGGGACGATACTTGGGATACCTTCAATTGCAATTTCACTTGCGACTTACGCTCCAAACCCTGATTTTTCATTTGCTGCGAAATTTGCCGTTAAGCTTGCCGAATTTGTTTTCAAAAATGGTTTGCCTAAGGGAACGCTTTTGAATGTCAATGTCCCACCTGTTTCTGAAAATGAAATAAAAGGAGTTCTTGTTACTCGTCAAGGTAGTGCTTTTTGGGATGATTGGTTTGAAATTCGTAAAGATCCAAATGGCAGAGACTATTACTGGCTTGCTGGAAGATTTATAAATTATGAACAAGGCGATTTAAACGCTGATCATACCGCTGTGCAGAACAATTATATTTCAATCACACCAATTCATTTTGATTTGACGAATTATAAGGCGATTGATGAACTAAAAAAATCTGGACTTGAAAATCTTTTAAAATCCCTTGACAAAGATTAA